DNA from Aggregatimonas sangjinii:
AAAAATTATATTTGCTGCTTTACGTTCAAAACCGGCACATGATTCTCCCTTACGATGATACCTACTTTATGAAAAGAGCCTTACAGGAGGCCGAGATGGCCTTCGAAAAAGGTGAAGTGCCTATCGGGGCGGTAGTGGTTATTCAAGATCGGATCATTGCACGGGCGCATAACCTTACCGAGCAGTTGAACGACGTAACGGCACATGCCGAAATGCAGGCGATTACCGCAGCGGCCAATTTCTTAGGCGGAAAATACCTGAAGGGCTGCACCTTATATGTTACCTTAGAACCCTGCCAGATGTGTGCCGGAGCGCTATTTTGGAGCCAAGTCTCCAAAGTGGTTTTTGCGGCTCCTGATCCCCAACGCGGATGTAGTGCCATGGGAACAAAATTACACCCCAAAACGAAAATTATAGGGGGTATTCTGGAAAACGAGGCAGCCGAACTATTGAAACGATTTTTTATTCAAAAGCGGAATCTAAACTAAAAACCCCCGTTATGAACGGGGGTCGTTTTTTCATTCAAAGTGCATTCGTTTATTCCGCGAGTTGCACTTGTGCGGCCACTATGCCTTTTCTTCCTTCTTCTTCCTCATAAATGACTTTGTCGCCTTCGTTCAAGGTGAGTCCGTTCAGTGCCGTTGCGTGTACAAAAATGTCCTTTGCAGTCTCGTCGTTGGTAATGAACCCGTATCCTTTGGATTCATTGAAAAATTTTACAGTTCCAGTCATGCCATTACAGATTATATTAGAAAAATTGCATCTCTAATTTAAGAAAAAAATCTTACTTTTTCCTAATCATTTACCTTGACCTTCCTGATTTTCAGGCTTTTCTATAGCTTCTCCTCTCATTCTCCGCACATTTTCCTCGTTGAGCATATAATCCTTCATTTTACGATGCTTACTCTCTTTGTAGAGAAAAAGCGGCATAGCCAACAGGAATAGCCCCAAGGTACCCAAGCCGATAAATTTGTCGGCGAGGGCTTCTTGCGATGCTTCCAACGAAAACCCATAACCGATCAGGCCCAACGATACGATGACTATTGCGGTAATGATGTATTTCATATATTCTTTACTTATGGATAAAGGCCTTGCTCAATAAGAGCCGACCTTGGCAGCCTCCCCTTGCCGAAGGAAATTAGGTGCTTGGTTCAGAAACTTAGAGCCAACTATTACTGGGTAAAATTAATCAATTGCCGGCGATAGGCGGTCAACAGCTTCGATTTGGAAATAAAGCCGTAATACTTGCCCTCTTTGATGACGGGCAAGTTCCAAGCCCCGCTTTCCTGAAACTTTTTCATGATTTGTTGCATACTGTCTTTCTCGTAAAAAATGTACTCGGGGGCGGCACGCATAAAGGTTGCCACAGTGGTTGTCCTGTACAACGCGGTATCGAACATGAATTCCCGAATATCATCCAACAAGACAATACCTACCAGCGCTCGGCTCTCATCGATTACCGGAAAAATATTCCTAGTGGATTTCGAGACCGACTCGTGCAGCATTTCACCTAGTGAGGTGGTCGGACGAACGGCTTTAAAATCCTGCTCCAGCACATCTTCAATACGCATTACGGTCAACACATTTTGGTCCTTGTCGTGGGTGAGCAATTCTCCGCTCTCGGCCAGCTCTCTGGTGTAAATGGTATGATTGATGGTTTTTTTCGCGATCAAGTACGAGATTGCCGCGGTAATCATTAGCGGAACGAAGAGTTCGTATCCCCCCGTAATTTCCGCAATTAAAAAAATCGCCGTCAATGGCGCATGCAGCACGCCGGCAATCAGCCCGGCCATGCCGATTAGAGTGAAATTACTCTCCGAAACCGCAAAGCCCAATCCTAAATTATTGATGACCTTGGCCACCACATTACCTAGGGCGCTGCCCATGACCATGGTAGGGATGAATATACCGCCCGCTCCACCTGCGGCAAATGTGGTCGTCATCGCCACGGCTTTAAATATAGTGATCCCAAACAACAAAGCGATCACGACCCAAATGTTGCTCAAGTAGCGGTCGAAGGGCGTCGTTCCCAAAGCGGATAAATGATTTCCATCCAATAAATCGTTGATAAAACCGAAACCTTCCCCGTACAAGGGCGGAATCATATAAAGCATGCCGCCGATGGCCAGCCCACCGACCAGAAGCCGGTATTTCGGACTTCGTAACGGCTTGAATAGCTTCAATATGCCAAAATACATTTTGGTAAAATATACCGAGGCATAGGCCGTACCTACCCCCAAAAGCACGTAAAAAAGCGTATCCCTTATCTCAAAACTATCGGAAAGTGAGAAGCTGAACAGCACCTCGTTCCCCAGAAAAAAATAGGAGGTCAATACCCCTGAAATCGACGCCAGCAGCAAGGGCATGACCGAGAGCATGGTAAAGTCGATACTGAAAATTTCTACCGCAAAGATAATCGCGGCAATGGGTGATTGAAAGATAGAAGCGACCGCACCCGCAGAAGCACAGGCTATGAGCAGCGATTTTCTTTTGGCACTCATATGCAGTATTCCTCCTAGATTTGAGCTGATTGCAGAACCAGACGCGACCGCCGGGCCGAGCAAACCGACCGATCCACCAAAGCCAACGGTTAATGGTGCGGTAATCAAGGGGGTTATGATTTTTTTTAAATCGATATTCCCCTTTTTCTTTGATAACGCGAACAAAATCGAAGATACCGCGTGCTCCAATTTTTTCTTATGAATGAATTTTACATAGAGATAGACCAGTGTAAGACCGATAATCGGAAGAATAAAATACAGCCCGTTACTGGAAAAAACGATACCCTCTTCAAGCGAGGTCTGGATAAAAAAGGTAAGGTTCTTTAAGACCACCGCGGCCAATCCGGCCAAAAGTCCGACGACCACCCCCATCATATGAACGAAGGTTTTGTCGGAAACATTCTTGTACCGCCATTTTAAAAAGCGGGTCAAGAGTGTTTTTAGAAAAGAAGGCATGCGTAGTTTTGTTGTTAAATGTATTAAAAAAGGACGATATTGCACTTCATAAAACGAATTGATATCACCGATAGAATTACGCTTAATCCAATCGATATAGAGAACTAATATGGGGAGTGCTTTAAAAATCGACTACTGTGCCAACTGATATGAATACGAACTATTTTGCACATGAAACGGCCATTATCGATAAAGGCGCCCAAATAGGCGATAGTACCAAAATCTGGCATTTTGCGCACATTATGAGTGATTGCAGTATTGCCGACAATTGCACGATCGGGCAAAATGTGGTTGTTTTCCCTAAGGTAGTTTTGGGCAAAAATTGCAAAGTTCAAAACAATGTTTCTATCTACACTGGAGTTATTTGCGAAGATGATGTTTTTCTTGGCCCCTCAATGGTCTTTACAAATGTGAGTAATCCAAGAAGTGCGATCAATAGGAAAGATAAATTCGAAAGGACCTTGGTACAAAAAGGGGCGACCATTGGCGCGAACGCAACGATTGTTTGTGGGAACACCATAGGCTCTTATGCTTTGATAGGTGCTGGCGCCGTGCTTACCGTGAATGTCCTACCATACGCACTTATGGTCGGCAATCCGGCCAAGCAAATTGGCTGGGTAAGCGAATACGGAAACCGGTTGAATTTTTCACAGGAGGGAACAGCTATATGTTCCGAAAGTGGCGAGGTATATGAACTTTACAATGGTAAAGTAAAAAGAAAATTACTATGAAAAATTTCGGGCTTCTGGGAATCGCCGGATTTGTTGCGCCGCGACATTTGCAGGCAATCAAGGATACCAACAACAGCTTGATAGTCGCTCTTGATAAATATGATAGCGTGGGCATTATCGACAGCTACTTCCCTAACGCAGACTTTTTCGTAGAGTTCGAGCGGTTCGATAGGCATTTGGAAAAATTGAAATATGAGAAAAATCTAATTTTAGACTATATCAGCGTCTGTACGCCAAACTATCTTCACGATTCACATATCCGATTTGCGCTCAGACATGGCGCTGATGCCATTTGTGAAAAACCCATCGTATTAAATCCATGGAATGTCGATAAATTGGCGCATATGGAGAATGAATCGGGCAATCGCATTTGGAATATTCTTCAATTAAGGTTACATCCAAGCATTATTGCGTTACGGAAAAAAATACAAGAGGGACCTGCCGACAAAGTTTATGACATTGATCTTACTTA
Protein-coding regions in this window:
- a CDS encoding nucleoside deaminase, whose translation is MILPYDDTYFMKRALQEAEMAFEKGEVPIGAVVVIQDRIIARAHNLTEQLNDVTAHAEMQAITAAANFLGGKYLKGCTLYVTLEPCQMCAGALFWSQVSKVVFAAPDPQRGCSAMGTKLHPKTKIIGGILENEAAELLKRFFIQKRNLN
- a CDS encoding cold-shock protein, giving the protein MTGTVKFFNESKGYGFITNDETAKDIFVHATALNGLTLNEGDKVIYEEEEGRKGIVAAQVQLAE
- a CDS encoding chloride channel protein, translating into MPSFLKTLLTRFLKWRYKNVSDKTFVHMMGVVVGLLAGLAAVVLKNLTFFIQTSLEEGIVFSSNGLYFILPIIGLTLVYLYVKFIHKKKLEHAVSSILFALSKKKGNIDLKKIITPLITAPLTVGFGGSVGLLGPAVASGSAISSNLGGILHMSAKRKSLLIACASAGAVASIFQSPIAAIIFAVEIFSIDFTMLSVMPLLLASISGVLTSYFFLGNEVLFSFSLSDSFEIRDTLFYVLLGVGTAYASVYFTKMYFGILKLFKPLRSPKYRLLVGGLAIGGMLYMIPPLYGEGFGFINDLLDGNHLSALGTTPFDRYLSNIWVVIALLFGITIFKAVAMTTTFAAGGAGGIFIPTMVMGSALGNVVAKVINNLGLGFAVSESNFTLIGMAGLIAGVLHAPLTAIFLIAEITGGYELFVPLMITAAISYLIAKKTINHTIYTRELAESGELLTHDKDQNVLTVMRIEDVLEQDFKAVRPTTSLGEMLHESVSKSTRNIFPVIDESRALVGIVLLDDIREFMFDTALYRTTTVATFMRAAPEYIFYEKDSMQQIMKKFQESGAWNLPVIKEGKYYGFISKSKLLTAYRRQLINFTQ
- a CDS encoding acyltransferase; the encoded protein is MNTNYFAHETAIIDKGAQIGDSTKIWHFAHIMSDCSIADNCTIGQNVVVFPKVVLGKNCKVQNNVSIYTGVICEDDVFLGPSMVFTNVSNPRSAINRKDKFERTLVQKGATIGANATIVCGNTIGSYALIGAGAVLTVNVLPYALMVGNPAKQIGWVSEYGNRLNFSQEGTAICSESGEVYELYNGKVKRKLL
- a CDS encoding Gfo/Idh/MocA family protein, which codes for MKNFGLLGIAGFVAPRHLQAIKDTNNSLIVALDKYDSVGIIDSYFPNADFFVEFERFDRHLEKLKYEKNLILDYISVCTPNYLHDSHIRFALRHGADAICEKPIVLNPWNVDKLAHMENESGNRIWNILQLRLHPSIIALRKKIQEGPADKVYDIDLTYLTSRGNWYFSSWKGDDSKSGGIATNIGVHFFDMLTWIFGPVKDNIVHVHEKDRAAGFLELNQAKVRWFLSLNEAFLPEDIKALGQRTYRSLRIAGEELNFSKGFTNLHTASYEDIISGNGFGIEETRQAIEVVHDIRNAKPIGLKGDYHPIAKNSKDI